CCCAAACAGGAGACATGGCGTACTGGAGTCACCCAATAGACCTGCACTACGCGACCAAGGGACTCCAGGGCTGGCCAAAGATTCACCTCCAGGTGTGGCACCAGGACTCTTTCGGACGCTGCCAGCTGTACGGGTACGGCTATTGCCATGTCCCCTCCAGCCCCGGACACCACCGGATAAGCTGTGCGACCTGGAGGCCGCTCGGCTCCTGGCAGGAGCAGTTGGCGCAAATGTTTGTCGGCGGAGGTCCTCAGCTCCGCAGCCCGGACCTTGTGTACAGCGGGGCGGACAGATACAGAC
This region of Pempheris klunzingeri isolate RE-2024b chromosome 2, fPemKlu1.hap1, whole genome shotgun sequence genomic DNA includes:
- the b9d2 gene encoding B9 domain-containing protein 2, which codes for MAELHIIGQIVGASGFPQNSLFCKWGVNTGGAWRLLSGLKEGQTQVDIPQTGDMAYWSHPIDLHYATKGLQGWPKIHLQVWHQDSFGRCQLYGYGYCHVPSSPGHHRISCATWRPLGSWQEQLAQMFVGGGPQLRSPDLVYSGADRYRLHTEAMGTVELELGIILRHFDKYGVES